CCCATCTCTCCGAGATtcgtgtctgtgtgtctgtcacAGTGCTGCGTCATAGCTTTGGTCCACACCGACAGCCCTCCACCAGCCTGGTGGACACCTTCACCCGCcgaggggaggaggctgggctgcCCGGCCGACACCACAGGACCACAGGTGTCCAGTGCTGGCGAGTGGGCACGCAGCTGTTGCAGAGGACAAGTGGGGTGGGGTCTGAGCCCGGGATGTAGAGAGAGGAGCAGCGGCCAAAGCAGAGGTGATTTCGGACACGGACAGCAGTGCAGCCAGGCCGAGAGAGCACCTGAGACCAGAGGCAGGGTGACAGGTTAGGGCAGCAGAGTGTGAGGCTCATCCACTTCCACCCACCCTGAGAGGTATGGGTGATGCAGCAAAGCTGCCTGGGTtccagtcctggctctgccatctCCTGGCTGTATGGCCTAGGGcaagttactcaacctctctgggcctctgtttcctcaactgtaaaatcaGTGGAGTTcaactaggaaaagaagaaaccacTCTAGGTCTTTCAACAGAGAGGATTCATTCAGGGAATACAGCAGCTTAACCAATCAGGAGATAATGACAAGAACAACTGGAGACGGTCACCAGCAGGGCTGCTATCACCCCAAAGATGAGGGGCAGTGGGAGGAGGTAGTAATAAAAGAGGCcaactaggcatggtggtgcattcctgtgatcccagcagcttggaggctgaggcaggaggatggcaagtttgaggtcagcctcagcaacttagtaagaccctgcctcaaaatagaaaacaaaaagggcagggggtgcagctcagtgataaattgccctgggttaaatttccagtagccccccccaaaaaaaaaggaggccAGGAGGATTAAACAAACAATTTAGTGTATTTCCTGGCACAcagttggtgctcaataaatgttagttcttcctatggCCCCCTCTATCATCTCACCACTAAATCGTGGCCATTTTCTGCTTAAACCCtgcacccctcccccagcacaAGAGGCTTCTCATCTTCCTTAGAATGAAATGCAAAGTCCTCCCCAAGGCCCAGAAGTCCCTGCACActctgccctgtcccctccctgccctctgccctctggccTCTGCCTAGATCACCCTTCCGTCCACCCTTCCCGGAGCTGACTCCAACTCATCCTCCCTCCAAAGCACCCCACAGGGAACTTCCCTCCCCTTGTGACAATGCTGTCCTGCGTGTCCCTAAAGCGATTGGTTGGTGTGCATCTTGGGACACTGTTCTGTTTTTCACCCTCCTCCCAGAGGTTAAGCCACCTGAAGACAGGAACCTCGTGTTGTCCTGGCCGTGGCCCCAGTCGGTAGATGCCCAACTCCTCCCCGCGTGTCCAGAGGAGGACGCCCAGGCTCCAAGGCAAGGTCCTGCAGTGCTGAGAAGGCCGCGTGCCCTCAGGGCCCCTCTGTGTCCCTCCGGGGCAGCCAGATTCCAAGCCAGAGTCCCTTCTGCTCCGTGAAGCTTGCACCACTGGACAGGGCGGCCTTGAGGCTGGGGTGCCACAGAGGCAGGACTGGGCACAAGGCAGGTGGCTCCAGGGCCAAGCAACTCCTGCCACCTGGATTCAGGGTTTTCTGGGCAAATGACAAGCCAAGGAGTCTGGGACATTGACGGCTGGGCACGGATTTGAGCACTTGGCATCCTTCGCTGTGCCCGACTCCCTTCTGTAAAGGTgggaactgaggttcagagaaggcAAGCTACTCACCCTGAATCACACAGAAATCATTGATTAAGGAAGGATGTGAATTCAGCACACTGTATGCATTCCCAAGGCCCTTATGGAGCACCAGCTGGATACAGCCATGAGATTGCTCCCCACGCCCACTCATTCAAGCTGCCTGATAGCCCATAGGAGGCAGATAATTCTAGGACTCATTCATTCACTCGAGAAACACGGAGTGCGCTTGGCTCTGCTTGTTCTGAGTGAGGTGGGAGCCAGGGGGCCTCTAAGGGGAGAAGGAACATGACCTGACCCAGGGGTCCACGGGCACCCTCGGCCCCTAAATGGGAACATAGACTTAGGAGGAGGAGTGGCCCAAAGACAGGAGATCAGGTGAAGGCACCCTCCCTCCCACATGAGAGGCCAGTACCCCATttgggggttgagcccaggggtgcttgaccgctgagccacattcccagtcctctttaacttttattttgggacaagatctcgctaagttgcttagggctttgctaagttgctgaggctggccttgaacttttgatcctcctgcctcagcctccccagttaccaggatcacaggtgtgtgtcactgtgcccagcaatccTGTACCCAATGGACCCGGGAGAACACTGAGACTCAGAGCCATGTAGGTGGATGATGCGGGTCATGAACTCAGATCTGCCTGGAGCCATAGCCTGGGCTTCCTGCAGGTGCTGAGACcggcccacccccaccccgcacaCTCACCTGAATGAAGGGCACAGCCTTACACATTTCCTGGGTCACTTCTTTAGGGTCCAATGGCAAAGACACGGAGGTGGCCACCTCCTGCCCATCCTGCAACCCATCTGTCCCCAGCCTCCAGGGTTTCTGCAGGCCCAGGAAGGCCTTCCAGCTGCCAAGGGCAAAGGCCGGCCCCGGGGGAGCTGGGGGTCCAGGCCTCCCTGAGCCTGCGGGCAGCCAGGCCGCACTCAGCAGCCCCAGGAGAGTGGTCAGCCATCCTCGGGACATCTGCTTAGCTGTCCGTCTGTCAGTCCAGGGTGGGGCTCAGGGTCCTGGGCAGTTGACCCTGCTGTCTAGCGAGTGGAGTCTGGTCCCTCAGACCTGCTTTTAATCACTTGTCCCCACCTGGGCAGCCTGGGAAGCGCCTCTGCAAACTCACAGCAGGGAGGAAAGTAAACCAGACCTGCGGGGTTCCTAGCAGCCTGCGGGGTCCTGAGGGCTGGGCCTGCAGGTGTGTGGGCTGTGGGATCAAAAGAGGCAAGTCTAGGGGGTCGAGGTACAAGTCTAGGGACAGGAGCTGAGGGACACCATGCCTGATAGCCCTGCAGGAATACTTTTCTTTGCAACCAGGCTTCTTGGGTTTCCACCCCCATATGCCAACTTCCTGGCTGTGCAACCACAGGCAAGTCCCCGAACCACTCTGGGCCTCAACTTTCCTCTTTTGTAATATGGTGTTGATAACAGGCCCTACCTTGTTCTAAGGACTCAAGGAGACAATTTAGATAAGGAGCTTAAAACGGAGGTCAGTTTGCAGTAGCATCATGAGCCAGTGCCTtcctccaaacacacacaccagggtgctgcagatcaaacccaggaccctgtGCAACTAACCAGACCAGCCAcccctgagctgcagccccagccccggtCAGCGACAATTAACATGATTGGGGCTACTGTTTTCCCTTTAGTACTTGTTGGAAGCCAGGCATAATTCTTTCCCATGAAGATACGCAGAGAATAAACAGAAACTGGGTCCCTCCTGCCTCACATTTTACATCAGAGTGTCTCAAACAGACAATACAGGACAAATGATTTCAGCTTCAGGataaagacattaaaacaaaatgtgcTTTAGAGGGTTCAAGGCGGGGGCGTCTGTCCTAGGGTGGTCAGGGAAGTCCTCCCCAAAGAGGTGACACTTTTGCAAAGGCCCGAGATGCCGCCAGAGGCTTGGGAACAGCTCGGTAGGGGGTGGAGGTTGACCTGCTGGAAACACGTCCCGGGCTTTGGGCATCCCGTGGCGGCTGCAGGTCCCGGCCGGGTCTTAGCACCTGGGTGGCGCGCATCTTGCACCAAGGTGTGGAGCTCCAGGCGTCCGGGCCGTGGGAAGCCGCGGGGCTGGCTGTTCCCGAGTCCCCACCCCGGGAGCTGCGACCGCGATGGGGCGCGCTCGCCCTCTGGCGGCGGTTTCCGGGACTGCGCGGCTGCTGCGCGGAGGACACCTGCCTCTCTGGTGAACCACCTGCAGGAGCGCGGGCGGCCCCCACTCAGCCCGGCTGGATCCAACCTCCCTCCTCTCCCCGAACCCGTCCTTCCATGTCCTGTAGATCCAGTCAGCTGCAGGTCGGTTCTGGCAGAGGCTGATTTCACATTTTGGACTCCCTGTGCCACCCCAACCCGGGCTGACACCACAGAACGAGGGTCCGTATCAGAAACCAGCCAGATCCTCCCGCTTCTCACTCCTACCTCGTCCCCTCACCTGGATGCGGCTCCCATCACCTCCCACCTGGATGGGCACATTCACTACCTGTGTCCCAGTTCCCGCCATCACCCCTCCCAGTCTATTCCCCTCACTAACGGAAAGAGGGCGCCAGTGAGCACCTGAGTGGGGTCTCAATCTTCCTGGGTTCAGAACCTTCCATGGCTCCCATCTCCCTCCTGACTCAAGTCAAAGTCCTCCCCCAGGCCCATCAGGCCCTGTATAATGTGCGCTCGTCTTTCCACCATCGACTTCCCacattcccctcccccttctcacCCCCTCAGCCACCCAGCTCGTGCCTGCTTTCCCAATTCCTCAGGTATGATCCCACGATCCTACGCAGCTATAGACACCAACTTCCACGGCGACAGGTTCTGCATCCAAGGATTCAGCCAACCACGGAGGGTGCACTCTACTAGATATGTCTGGATTTCATTTCTTGTCATTATCCCCTAAACAAGCTGGGACAACTATTGGCATAGCACATACATGGCATTAGGCACCATAAGTCACCTAGAGATGACAGAAGCCTCTACGAGGGTGTGCATGGGTTCTGTGCATTTTATACACAAGACTTGAGTGTCCCCAGGTTTTTGTACCCACAGGAGTCCTGGAACCAAGTCCCCACAGGTACCAAAGAATGACTGCAGAAAACTGAAGAAGCTCTAAGTTTCCGCCTGGAAATACACCCACCAAAATTAAGTAAAACTAAGTTCCTAGCAGGGTGTCCATTATGCTGacattttagaggagaaaaaaagggaattaaaatgtgtatattgCTTATTGAAAAGAATAGCAGGGTCTTCCTGCTGAGGAGGGGCATGGGATGAGGAAGGTTCACTTTAGactctgaaatttattttagggctgagggtgtagctcagcagtagaggactgcacacgtgaggccctgggttcaattcccagaactgccTGATCTGTCAGCAAGGTTCCCCAGGACCCTCCCTTTCCCCACCTTCTTTACTCCCTGATGACAGACATTAATTTTCTCTCCATTCTGGGGGCTGGAGTCTAAGATCTAgtgttggcagggttggtttcttctcAGGACTTCTTTTCTTAGCTAGtagatggccaccttctccctgtgtgtctgtgtccaaattCCCTCTTCCTAGGTGGACACCAGTTATGTTGGATTCTGGTCCACTTCAATGACTTCATTCTAATTTAAGTACATCTTTAAAGGCCCTATTTCTGAGATCCGGGGGCTTAGTGCTGTAACATGTCAATGGGAGCACGATCCAACCTCAAATCCACAAGTACTGGTTCACATCACAACATGGGGTGAGGCTGGACCACATGCCACATGAAAGGATGTGACATGCTAGGTCACATAGTAGATGGTTCCATTTATACAAATCTCCAGAGAGGGCAAATGGAAAGGAAATGTGTGTTTTTCAGGATTAGGGGGGAGAATGACTGTTTAAGGGGTGCTGAGTTTCCTTTGGGGTGATGAAAAGTGTTGGAAGTTGTAGCCCTGGTGGCTGTGTGACACTGTGAAAGTATTCGAAAGCTGTGGTCGacttgtgtgtgtggtgttggggatcaaacctgcTGCCTCTCACACAcgaggcaagtgctataccactgaatgacatcaccagccctttccctctattttaattatttctgtgttCTGCCCACAATGACCAGAGCTTGTTTGGAGCCAGGGGTGCTGCTCTACTTCATTTCCTATATCTTCAAAGGTCAAATGAGAAGTGACTTTGAGTCAAATGTGAATAATGAGAAAGAGCCCAccactgggcacggtggtgccTGTCATccctgcagctctggaggctgtggcaggaggatctcaagttcaaagccagcctcaactaaagtgagatgctaagcaactcagtgagaccctgtccctaaataaaatacaaaatagggctgggatgtggctcagtggtcgagtgcccctgagttcaatccctagtacccacctcaaaaaaaaaaaagaagaagaagaaggagccCTCCATGTATACACCTCGGGGAGAAATGTTCTAGGCAGGGTCATAGAAAAGGTAAggagtgcaaaggccctgaggcagggctGGTAGGAGGCCATGTGCTCCTCTACCTCCTAATAAGTCTTCCTGATTTTACATGTTAACTCAATGTCTTTTCTGCTCAACAACCAGAGGAGAATCAGAAATCAGACCCATCATTCCTCAGCTCCAAGACCTTCCAGGGCTCCCTGTTGTCCTTTGAATAAAACCCAAGGCCTGCTGGTcacggtggcacacatctgtaatcccagcaactggggaggctaagacaggaggatctcaagttcaaagccagcctcagcaaaagcgaagtgctaagcaactcagtgaaaccctgtctttaaataaaacacaaaaaagagctgggatgtggctcattggtgagttcctctgagttcaatccaaaAAAATCCAAGGCCCTTACTATGACCCCCAAGGCCTGCGTGGCTGCCCCTGCCCACCACTCACTGCTGCGTCTCCTGCCTCACTCCCTTCCTTCACTGGCCCTTAGACACACTGGCCATCTGTCCCCCCTAGCAAACCCAGGGGAAAGACTTGGATGTTTTGAACATGCACCTCAGGGAAACTTACCCCTGGGGACACAGGACACAGGAAGGGACACAGGAAGGCCCACCGTAGCACTGCTCCTGCaatcaggaaaaattaaaaacaaatgtccaAACAGCCCAACGGAATAACTGTAGTTTATTTGTGCCACGAACAATACAAAGCAGAGCTTTTTACAAAGTATTTCCACAGGAGGATCTCGGGGGAGAAAACGAATCCCACCCGAGGACCAGGCAAGGACGGTGTTTCCCAAACAGGCCTCAACGATGTGTCCTGCTCTGCACACGACATGCCACGACAGGTCTCTGTGGCCTGCCCTTGCGCCTGGATGTGTGTCAGCCTTCGTTACTAATCAATAAAGATCTGAGGTGATCagtttataaagaggaaaggtctATTTTGGTGGCCGGGGGCTCCAGTCCCTGTCAGTTGGCCTCCCACGGTGGGAGCAGGTGGGCAGCCAGGCTGCTCTCCTCGGGGCTACTGAGAAGTGAAGACAGGAAGAGACTAGGCTCCCACATCCCTGAGGGCACCGCACAGCGACCCAAGGTGACCCCTCTTAAAGGGTGCACCTCTCCTCCCCAGTAgtgccctgggctggggaccAAGCTGTCAATAAATGCGCCTTTGAGGGAAATTCCAGATGTAAACGGCAGCACTGGGTGACCCTCCAGCTCAAGTCTGTGCTGTTCTTGTGTTTGTGAGGTCCTGGGGGttaacccagggccactctaccaccGGAGCTACATTCTTCGtcttttcaaattctattttgaggcagggtctccttaGGATGCCCagcctggtctcaaacttgcaatcctcctgcctcagcctcctgagttgcctgGATTCCAGGTgagtgccattgcacccagcttagGCAACCTTTGTGACTGGTTTGACCCACAGACTGCAACGGAAGGGATTCTGTGTGATTTCTGACACTCAGTCATAAAAACGCCATGCACTTCAGTCTGATTTGCTTGGGACTCAGCCTCCAAGCATCGAGGAAGTCCCAGCTGGCCCATTCAGAGAGTCTACTGTGCAGATGTGCCAGCCAATAGCCCAGCTGAGGCCTCAGCCAGCATCAGCCTGGAGacataaatgaatgaagatgACTCCTGATATTCTGGCCACCAGGTGTCAAATTGCTATTCTTCCATtccaggcctgtaatctcagccacttgggaggtagaggcaggaggatcacaagtttgaggccagcctgggcaattcagcaagaccctgtctcaaaataataataaaaaaaaattaagcccaggtgcagtagtgcacacctggaatcccaacagctcgagaggctgagacaggaggatttcaagttgaaagccagcctcagcaatggcgaggcactaagcgacttagtgagaccctgtttctaaataaaatacaaaatagagctgggggtgtggctcagtcattaagtgcccccgagttcaatctttggtgccccccccaaaaaaaaaagaaaagaaaggaaggaaggaaggaagaaattaaaagggctggggacgtagctcagtggtacaaagCCCTGCCTTCAATGCCCAGCATGGGGAGTGTGTGTGTAAaacagttaattttatgtgtattttcccacaaatttttttaaaaagacacaacttttgggctggggctgtagctcagtggcagagcgcttgacgaacatgtatgaggcattgggtttgagcctcagcaccacataaaataaataattaaataaagacatgctgtccatctacaactacaaaaaaattttttttaaatacagaacttttatttatttttaaatatattttttagttgttgatgacctttattttatttgcttatttatatgtggtgctggggattaacccagtgcctcatccgtATGAAGCAAGAGCTCTAGCGCTGActtacaactccagcccaataacacaccttttaaattaaaaaagttttccacaccgggcacggtggcacacgtctgtaatcctagcagctcaggaggctgaggcaggaggatttcgagttcaaagccagcctcagcaacttagcgaggcactaagcaactcagtgagaccctgtctctaataaaatattttttaaaaggctggggatgtggcttggtggttaagaacccctgggctcaatcgcTGGTACAAAAAATTTCTTTCTACAAATCATTCTTTCTATAGTTGTAAATCTAGAACTAgatagataaacagataaaacTCACTTGGTTGAAGACCATCATCTCATTGATTTCCTGAATCAATAAGGTGTTCGGTGACCCTCAAAGTGGGTATCTTGGAGATATGGGGATCTCTATGGACACATGGAAGGCAGGAGGTTAAGTAAGGAAGATAAGTTGCAAACTACAGCACACTGGATACCCTTTAtgtaaattgttaaaaataaatatacattgtaTACTATTACCAAAGAGCTACATCCAGAGCAGGCAAGGCTGGTCTTGGAAGAATAAACTAATTTCAAAAAAACTTACTGTTGCCAAGAGCAAGGAGGGAAAGAGGTGGCATTGAAGGAGACTTTAATAGTATCAGTCAAGTTTCATTcaaaagaatttcctttttaaaaatatatatgcaagcctggggttgtagcccagtggcaaAGCGTTTGCCTaatatgcgtgaggcactgagttcgattctcagcaccacatataaataactaaaataaaggtccattgacagcttaaaaaaatacacacacacacacacacacacacacacacacacacacacacatgcatgcacctATGGAgcaggcctgaaatcccagtggctcaggaggctgaggcaggaggatcacaagttcaaggccaccctcatcaacttagctaggctctaagcaacttagcaagaccctgtctcaaaataaaaagtaaaaagggctgggaatgtggctccgtggttaggcacccctgagttcaatccctggcaccaaaagaTAGATTCCTGCATACAGAGGGGAGAGTGGcagatggctcagtggtagtcacttgcctagcatgtagaggccctgggttccatccccagcagtgcaaaagggggaaaaaaagaaccaagTGTTACTCTGTTAAATCTGGCCAATGATATAAATGGCTACTCTCCTGTCTTTGTCAAGTGATTCATTAACACCATCAATTAGGACGTTATGAAGCCACTCTCCAGGACACCCTTAGAGCTGCACCGTGCAATTAGGTGACCGTGGAGAGTAcactttggtttttctttttcctcccgcAGTgctgggatggagcccagggcatCACTCATACTAGGTGAGGGCCCAACCaatgaactgcatccccagcccttgttcttgttttgtttggaaTTGTGGTAAAAAACAGGCATTTACCATTTTAGTCCATTTTCCATGTGCAGCTTCGTGGCGGGGAGCATGCTGTTGGGAGGCTGTCACCACCTCCATCTTGCTAAACCGAATCTCTCCCTGTTAGACACtgacttctctttccttctcctattttatttat
This genomic interval from Marmota flaviventris isolate mMarFla1 chromosome 1, mMarFla1.hap1, whole genome shotgun sequence contains the following:
- the Dand5 gene encoding DAN domain family member 5, whose translation is MSRGWLTTLLGLLSAAWLPAGSGRPGPPAPPGPAFALGSWKAFLGLQKPWRLGTDGLQDGQEVATSVSLPLDPKEVTQEMCKAVPFIQVLSRPGCTAVRVRNHLCFGRCSSLYIPGSDPTPLVLCNSCVPTRQHWTPVVLWCRPGSPASSPRRVKVSTRLVEGCRCGPKL